The following are from one region of the Sorghum bicolor cultivar BTx623 chromosome 2, Sorghum_bicolor_NCBIv3, whole genome shotgun sequence genome:
- the LOC8077432 gene encoding benzoate O-methyltransferase isoform X2, with amino-acid sequence MENLEHSFHMAQGEGEHSYAKNSRAQEKVILQTMPVIENAIKEVYTTLVPRTMVIADLGCSSGPNTLLFISNVINIIAGQYNKPGDPVELQIFLNDLPGYTPPLCYISGLPKSYYSRLFPRQSVHLFHSSCCLHWLSQVPEELYARKGAFLNEDNIYITKTTPSCVVKCFQEQFHKDFSLFLKLRHKELIYGGEMVLTFCGRKDEDVYNGYLNKLFGLVARSLQSLVGKGLVEKEKLEAFNLPLYGPSIGEVKEIVKESHMFKIDYIKLFEQNWDPYDDTEDNYVHDSGRSGMNVSKFVRALLEPLIASHFGETILDLLFADYACLVSKHLEQEKTKNALIAVSLKKI; translated from the exons GAGAAGGTTATCTTGCAGACCATGCCAGTCATTGAGAATGCCATAAAAGAAGTATACACAACTCTTGTTCCCAGAACCATGGTCATTGCTGACCTAGGATGCTCTTCAGGACCAAACACATTGCTCTTTATATCCAATGTGATAAACATCATAGCTGGCCAATACAATAAACCTGGTGATCCTGTGGAACTTCAAATCTTCCTAAACGACCTACCAG GATACACACCCCCATTGTGCTACATTTCTGGGTTGCCAAAATCATACTACAGCAGACTGTTTCCTCGCCAAAGCGTCCATCTCTTTCACTCCTCTTGCTGCCTTCACTGGCTCTCTCAG GTACCTGAGGAACTATATGCACGGAAAGGAGCTTTCTTAAATGAAGATAATATTTATATCACAAAGACCACACCATCATGTGTGGTGAAGTGCTTCCAAGAGCAATTCCATAAGGACTTCTCCCTCTTCTTGAAGTTGCGCCACAAAGAACTTATATATGGAGGGGAAATGGTTCTAACATTTTGTGGGAGGAAGGATGAGGATGTATACAATGGATATCTCAACAAACTCTTTGGATTAGTTGCAAGATCACTACAATCTCTTGTTGGAAAG GGCCTCGTGGAGAAAGAAAAACTAGAAGCTTTTAATCTACCGCTATATGGGCCATCAATTGGTGAAGTGAAGGAAATAGTCAAGGAAAGCCACATGTTCAAAATAGACTATATCAAATTATTTGAGCAAAATTGGGATCCTTACGATGATACAGAAGACAATTATGTTCATGACAGTGGTCGTAGTGGTATGAATGTCTCTAAGTTTGTTAGAGCACTATTGGAGCCTTTGATTGCAAGCCATTTTGGAGAAACCATACTTGACTTATTGTTCGCTGATTATGCATGTCTCGTTTCCAAGCACCTTGAGCAAGAGAAGACAAAAAACGCCCTGATCGCCGTGTCTTTGAAGAAAATATAG
- the LOC8077432 gene encoding benzoate O-methyltransferase isoform X1: MENLEHSFHMAQGEGEHSYAKNSRAQEKVILQTMPVIENAIKEVYTTLVPRTMVIADLGCSSGPNTLLFISNVINIIAGQYNKPGDPVELQIFLNDLPGNDFNQLFSSLKDLKLDTSEQTGYTPPLCYISGLPKSYYSRLFPRQSVHLFHSSCCLHWLSQVPEELYARKGAFLNEDNIYITKTTPSCVVKCFQEQFHKDFSLFLKLRHKELIYGGEMVLTFCGRKDEDVYNGYLNKLFGLVARSLQSLVGKGLVEKEKLEAFNLPLYGPSIGEVKEIVKESHMFKIDYIKLFEQNWDPYDDTEDNYVHDSGRSGMNVSKFVRALLEPLIASHFGETILDLLFADYACLVSKHLEQEKTKNALIAVSLKKI, encoded by the exons GAGAAGGTTATCTTGCAGACCATGCCAGTCATTGAGAATGCCATAAAAGAAGTATACACAACTCTTGTTCCCAGAACCATGGTCATTGCTGACCTAGGATGCTCTTCAGGACCAAACACATTGCTCTTTATATCCAATGTGATAAACATCATAGCTGGCCAATACAATAAACCTGGTGATCCTGTGGAACTTCAAATCTTCCTAAACGACCTACCAGGTAATGACTTCAACCAACTATTCAGTTCTCTCAAAGACTTGAAGCTAGATACAAGTGAACAAACAGGATACACACCCCCATTGTGCTACATTTCTGGGTTGCCAAAATCATACTACAGCAGACTGTTTCCTCGCCAAAGCGTCCATCTCTTTCACTCCTCTTGCTGCCTTCACTGGCTCTCTCAG GTACCTGAGGAACTATATGCACGGAAAGGAGCTTTCTTAAATGAAGATAATATTTATATCACAAAGACCACACCATCATGTGTGGTGAAGTGCTTCCAAGAGCAATTCCATAAGGACTTCTCCCTCTTCTTGAAGTTGCGCCACAAAGAACTTATATATGGAGGGGAAATGGTTCTAACATTTTGTGGGAGGAAGGATGAGGATGTATACAATGGATATCTCAACAAACTCTTTGGATTAGTTGCAAGATCACTACAATCTCTTGTTGGAAAG GGCCTCGTGGAGAAAGAAAAACTAGAAGCTTTTAATCTACCGCTATATGGGCCATCAATTGGTGAAGTGAAGGAAATAGTCAAGGAAAGCCACATGTTCAAAATAGACTATATCAAATTATTTGAGCAAAATTGGGATCCTTACGATGATACAGAAGACAATTATGTTCATGACAGTGGTCGTAGTGGTATGAATGTCTCTAAGTTTGTTAGAGCACTATTGGAGCCTTTGATTGCAAGCCATTTTGGAGAAACCATACTTGACTTATTGTTCGCTGATTATGCATGTCTCGTTTCCAAGCACCTTGAGCAAGAGAAGACAAAAAACGCCCTGATCGCCGTGTCTTTGAAGAAAATATAG
- the LOC8077432 gene encoding benzoate O-methyltransferase isoform X4, producing the protein MENLEHSFHMAQGEGEHSYAKNSRAQEKVILQTMPVIENAIKEVYTTLVPRTMVIADLGCSSGPNTLLFISNVINIIAGQYNKPGDPVELQIFLNDLPGNDFNQLFSSLKDLKLDTSEQTGYTPPLCYISGLPKSYYSRLFPRQSVHLFHSSCCLHWLSQVPEELYARKGAFLNEDNIYITKTTPSCVVKCFQEQFHKDFSLFLKLRHKELIYGGEMVLTFCGRKDEDVYNGYLNKLFGLVARSLQSLVGKGLVEKEKLEAFNLPLYGPSIGEVKEIVKESHMFKIDYIKLFEQNWDPYDDTEDNYVHDSGRSGFIKVG; encoded by the exons GAGAAGGTTATCTTGCAGACCATGCCAGTCATTGAGAATGCCATAAAAGAAGTATACACAACTCTTGTTCCCAGAACCATGGTCATTGCTGACCTAGGATGCTCTTCAGGACCAAACACATTGCTCTTTATATCCAATGTGATAAACATCATAGCTGGCCAATACAATAAACCTGGTGATCCTGTGGAACTTCAAATCTTCCTAAACGACCTACCAGGTAATGACTTCAACCAACTATTCAGTTCTCTCAAAGACTTGAAGCTAGATACAAGTGAACAAACAGGATACACACCCCCATTGTGCTACATTTCTGGGTTGCCAAAATCATACTACAGCAGACTGTTTCCTCGCCAAAGCGTCCATCTCTTTCACTCCTCTTGCTGCCTTCACTGGCTCTCTCAG GTACCTGAGGAACTATATGCACGGAAAGGAGCTTTCTTAAATGAAGATAATATTTATATCACAAAGACCACACCATCATGTGTGGTGAAGTGCTTCCAAGAGCAATTCCATAAGGACTTCTCCCTCTTCTTGAAGTTGCGCCACAAAGAACTTATATATGGAGGGGAAATGGTTCTAACATTTTGTGGGAGGAAGGATGAGGATGTATACAATGGATATCTCAACAAACTCTTTGGATTAGTTGCAAGATCACTACAATCTCTTGTTGGAAAG GGCCTCGTGGAGAAAGAAAAACTAGAAGCTTTTAATCTACCGCTATATGGGCCATCAATTGGTGAAGTGAAGGAAATAGTCAAGGAAAGCCACATGTTCAAAATAGACTATATCAAATTATTTGAGCAAAATTGGGATCCTTACGATGATACAGAAGACAATTATGTTCATGACAGTGGTCGTAGTG